The stretch of DNA atgtgcccacaaccaaggcacattccccccgaccagaatcgaacccgggaccctgcagtccgcaggctgacgctctatccactgagccaaaccggtttcggctcacctTCACTTTTGACCATGTTGTTAGGCAAGAGTTCAGTTAGTCCCATTTTTCAAGGGGTCCTGGGAGATAGTCCCCTTCCACTCATGTGTGGGGTTCCCTGTTCCCTTTGATACAGAGGTAGCAAGCATGAACACAATTGGTTCCAGATTTCTTTTGAATTAGTAACTGTTCTATATAACCATTAACTCCAATTATAATTAATGTGAAATGATAAAACTTCTATTGAGGGAAAAGTAAACTTAAACATTATTCTGACAGTGTTATGTGTTTATATTATGTAACAAATAATTATTACATTAATAAACCAAAATTCCTAAAAGCATTCTAGAAACGAGATAGTAACTGTAACATGAGTCGATTTTCCAGTTATTTGGAAGCTTGGAAAATTAACACAAAGTGGTAGTGATTCTTGAATAGCAATAAGAATTATTTCTGTACAATATAGGCGAGCTTTTACACAAAGCACCTTTCAATGCAAGAAAAATGGGAcgtgcctggcctgtgtggctcagtggttgagcgtcgacacatgaaccaagagatcaaggtttgatttcggtcagggcagatgccctagttgcgggctcaatccccagtagggagcatgcaggaggcagctgatcaatgattctctctcatcattgatgtttctatctctctccttctctctgaaatgaataaaaacattttaaaaagtgaaaagaaaaatgggaagtgAAGAAAATCTTCAAATATGCATCAAATGGAAGATAAGAAAAAAGGCAGAATAACATGGAACCAATGCTGTGACTTAAAACGACATTTACTAACTCAACGATTCTTAGGTCAGCAGTTGAAGCTGGTTCCACTGTGTAGCTCTGCTGATCTTTGCTGGGCCCTCCTGTGCATCTGCCGTcagagggagggctggctggTGGCTGGGTGATGTGGGGTGGCTTCACTCACGTGTCTGGGGGTTGGCAGGCAGGTGGCTGGGGTCGTCTACAGACCTCGGGTCGTCTAGCTTGGTATTATTAGGTGGTGATTTTAGGACTCTGATCACAGCAAGAGAGAGGACTGCAAAGGGGCTTCTAGCCACGGCTCAGAACTTGCCCATTATTTCTACTATGTTCGCctggtcaaagcaagtcacaaaacAAGCTCAGATTCAAGAAGTGGGTAAACAGACTCCAGCTTTTGGTGGGAGGAGTTGCAAAATATTGTGACTTTTCTGCAGTCTGCCACATATACTAGTCTGTTGCTAACTGCGTGTCAGCACTATTCTGAGTGCTTTGCATGCATTAACTTAATCATCACATCAATCCAATGAAGTGGGTACTGTTACTAAATACAATTCACGATGAGAAAACAAGTACTGAGAAGCTAAGAAACCGGCCCATGTTCATGCAGCTGAATTTGAGCCCAGGCAATCTGGTCCCAGAGGCTGCTGTTCACCAGCAAGCTATCCTGCCTCCAAGCACGGCGGAGAACTTGTTCTGAGCACACCGGATAAAACTCGAGCCTTGTATGCATTAAACAGTGTGCTCACTTGGCAAACATGGATATATCAATGCATACTTTATGAGTGAAAATGTGTAAAGGGAACACTGGCATGAGCTGTTTCTTTACCAGTTTAGTCTCAGAACTAGGATACTAAATGAATCAGAGACgctgctttttcttttgttaaataagCAACCAAAAATATCCTAAATCAGAGTTCATAGCAACTGTAACCTTTCCTCTTTGGAGTTCAGTTTTTAGAACTTTCAGCAAAAAAGAGACTTTCGGCAGTCACAAAAAGTGTGGCCAGGCTGCAAGAGCATTTGTCCGAATGTCAAAGGGCTGCCGGGTGGATCTGGCTGGGGGCGGCATGTCAAGCTATCATCCTTTGGTTTCAGGTCTCACAggcggctgccgagctccagCAGTACTGCATGCAGAATGCCTGCAAGGATGCCCTGCTGGTCGGAGTTCCAGCGGGCAGCAACCCCTTCCGGGAGCCCAGATCCTGTGCTTTACTCTGAAGACTGGTGAGTCTTAATCCACCGTGCCGAATTAGGCCCATGGCACTATCACAGGGCTTCCCAAGGATTTGGGCAACTGTGTTTTGAATATCTACTCTTCTTGggggaattaaaaagaaaagcagccGAATGCACAACTATCCCTGAAGGGTGACTAGTCTATATTTACCCTGCCTGTGGATTGCACCTAATTAAGAGAGTCTCAATCCTCTTGGGCACTACCTCGTAAGATGTTATTATCTTCATGTCCTTGAGCTCTGTGACTGAGTTAGCTGGCGGCCATTTCTTGACCTGAATCCTACTCTCTGTCCTTACACCATCCCAGAGTTGTCATTTGCTGCTCGGTGCTATCAACTCACTTGCTACTCTTGGGACAAAGGACTCCCCAGAGGAGGAGAGTTGTTTCTACTACCAGCTGTGATTTCTTTCAAAGGCTTCAGAATACATttcacttatttaatatttttattggtttcaaagaaaaaggaagagggagagaaatatcaatgatgggagagaatcattgattggctgcctcctgcacgccccctactggggatcaaacccacaactcaggcatgtgccctgactgggcattgaaccatgacctcctggttcataggttgatgcttaaccactgagccaaactggccaggctaTCTCTGTTTTAATGGAGGAAGCTTTAATGTAGCTACTGGGGGAAAAGTGTGAGTCTGGTTAAAAGAGCTTTAAAAGCCAAATATTGAAATGAAAACATCTCTTTGGTGGCATATTAGAAATTTCATGGGTCCTGATGCATTATATGGGGTCTCattcacatttttccttttttggaaGAGTTCATTGAGTAGATTATGAGAGTCTTTTGGGGCCAACATATTCAAATTTTGTGTTTGTATGGGTTTTCATACAGTACATAATCATCATAGGTCCTTTTTCATACAGTTAAAGGGAATTATGCATACTAAAAAGAAGTAATCATACTATCAGGTACTGTTGtaccttttaataaaaatgccCACATGTATGGTATTAAGATAGTAGTTACATGCTGGCATAGAATTTTTCGTTTTACAGAGCACTTTCATGGGTGCTACTCCTTCAGTGGTGTGACACGGTTTGGatggttttttaaattgttactcTCTGCTTTGAGAATACTAAAGTGCCCTATGAAATGCTGACTGTTAATTTCATGTGTAAATCTTACTAAAGTGAAAATGAACCAAATTCTCTTTCCATTAGGAAAGAAGTTCGCTAAGAGCCTTCAGGCACAAGTGATGAATGACTGCCTCCAAGTCTCACGGAAACATTTTTCTCTAACCAAATGACTTCCCTATTCAGACCTTCCCGGTGGCCTGGTCCTATAGCCAAAATTCTACAGAAATTGATGAGTTTCAACTCAAATTAGGAAACTGGGTGAAGGAGAagacttttaaataataatggccTGGTTTGTTTGGTGAAGTGCTTTATActtaagacaaacaaaaaccctaCCACCAAATATACAAAAATGCACCTCTTTCATAAGTGAATTATTAGTGTTTCTAGACctgaaatattatatatgttttatttactgGATGTTTACATTTtgggaaggaaaacatttttattaaaaaattgaatatttgTAATTTGTTGTTCTTAAGATTTTTACACCATAACAAAATATGTCCTTTTCTCATgaatttataatttcaaaatgaaggcAAGACAGTGTAAAATTGGGGGAAAGAACAGACTTTATTAATCAAGTGATGTCTTGATTTTTGTGAGaagactgttttatttttaacactaaaTATGGAAGCTGTTAGCAAACTTGTTTGGAAAGATTAATGTGTTGTGTATTAGATCTCCCCGTTTTGTGTATGTCAGAGATCTGATCTTTGTCTTCTTAAGTTCCTCTACTTCATAGTTGTggttatacttaaaaaaaatcactacatTATTTCATAGctttcaaatatgtttaaaatgtgaCTTACAGAATATTGCAAGTGATTAAAAGCAAAGCAATGTGAAAATCTTACAAGCTAAATGGATTCTTAATGTCATAAGTGTTTTTCCTTGATGGTGTGCCTTTGACTTAATTTGAGACACTTTAAAATggatattttatttgtgtttgtaaTAATTTTTGAAGAGCTTGGAAATAAAATTTCTGCTTAACTCATTATTTTCTATGACAGCAACATTTTGTGTCTgattttgttttacagtttcacaGATTTCTGTTTGCTTGTGAGATTGAGTGCTGGAAGTGGGAAATACAAATTTTTTGTTTATAAGTATTTGTAGAATTTTGTAAAAAATAGACATATgtataatatacagaaatatctCAATTGCTGGCATTTGCTCTTGAAATAACTATGTATAAAaccataagtaaataaatgaagattttttttgagCGTAAGTATTGTTACAATAGAGAAAATAGAAGCCATTAGGTAAGTACTCCCTAAGTTCTGGCCACTAAACTTAAAAAATCTAAGCAATCTGAATTCCTTTCATTGGATCATAATTCAGGTGTCCCTTTCTAGCCCTTGTATGTGTTCTCTGGATCTGATTAACGTTCTCTGAAATGTCACACTATCAATTATCCTTTCTCTCCTGTATCTTTAGCTTCTCCATTAGAtcttttctatcaccatttaaaCTAGTTCCATTCTCGATCTTAACAATaacaagcattttaaaaaatctccattAACAAACAAATTTCAGTTTACAAGAAGAATACCGtgttttctggcgtataagacgactgggcgtatagaagattttcctgggttaaaaagtcgttttatacgccggaaaatacggtaagttcTAGAGATTCTGCTTACAGCCTAGTGCCTATAATTAACAATACTCTATACTTAAAACTTTGCTAACAAGGCAGATTTAATGTTAACTGTTCTTATCACAAAAATAATAACTAAGAGGGCAGGGGGAACCTTTTGGAGGTAGTGACTAGGTTCATGGAAtagattgtgatgatggtttctCTTATCCCCAAACTCATCAAGTTGTATACATTAATTATGTACAGCTTTTAATGTGTAAAATAGAAACAACTCACAAGAACTGCTCCTATTCCACTTTTTTCTTCAGCAAAATCTTGGTACTATAATACAAGAAAACTAGAGATATCTCACGAACACAGATCCAACTGTCCTAAATATAAACAAATCAAATCTAATAATATATCTAGAGGAGATACAGTGTAACAAAGCTAGTTCAATATAAGGAAATCTATCAATGCAATTCATTCCATGAATGGTTTAAAGAAGAGAATCTATGCCAACAagttatttgataaaattcagtgGTTGTTCTGAATAAAAAAGAAGTGGACTAATGacataggaaaatatatatagaaaaataagcattttctaCACTGGCAATAGCTATTTAGAAATTGAAATGGAAACTATCCCATTTCCACTTTAAtgacaaaatgataaaaaatacttGAGAATTTAACAAAAGTTGCAAGTTATAAAGAAAAGCTTTTATTGATGTTTATAGAACAGGGTCTACATAAATTAAAGTTCAATAATATCATTAAATATCAATTTCATATAAACTTAGTggtattcctattttatttcttttgaggaAAACTGGTTAAAATATCTAAAAGTTCACATGGAAAAATCAAGTGTTTttaaacatagtttttaaaaccctatgtgtgtgtgtttataaaacaAGGAAGGGTGAAGCTTGCCTTACTAGTTCTTAAATTTTCCTTTGCCTAGACGGcgtagctcaggggttgagcgtcaacctatgaacgaggaggttacggttcagttcccagtcaagggcatatacctaggatgcaggctcaatccccagtaaagggcgtgaaaggaggcagccaatcaatgattctctcatcattgatgtttctgcctctctccctcccttcctctctttgaaataaattaaaaaaacatatatatatatatatatatatatatatgtgtgtgtgtgtgtgtgtttgtgtgtttttaatttactttaaggCCTTGGCTGGGtagtcagttggttagagcatcattccgataagccagggttgtgggttccctacccagtcaaggcacatacagtatcaaccaatgaatgtatgaataagtggaacaataaatcaatctctctcaaaaactaataaataaaaatttttaacaaagtaaaaaaaagttACACTTTAAACTGctgaatcaaaataaaattattttaaaaaatgaaaaacacaaaaactgttACTGTGGTATAAGAATaggcaaatagatcaatggatcaTAATTGttcagaaataacttttttttttctattcagtgGGAAAGGATGGCTTAATTAGTAAATGGTGCTGCCATTATTGGCTATccatttggaagaaaataaaattgggcCTGTATTACACTATGTAAAAAAACCCACATGGGTTAAAGAAAGATAATACAAAAGCATTAGAAGAAAATTTAGGGTATTAATTATATAGCTTTAGGGTAAAAGCTATCTTTGTAAGCAAGGCAGGAAACGCagaaatcaaaaaagaaaagacatatgcacttGCCTAtaccaaattaaatttaaaaagttaatttaaataaataaggcatTTCACTTAAATTGAGTATTAAATTAGTAACTGTTGTGtggtaaaaataacaacaaaccaaataaagcaaaagacagaaaaacctatttttttcagCCTTCATTTTGGATTGCTAGTTTGCATTCCTCATCCCCTTCAACTCAGGCTACTCCATCTGTTGGATCCCTTGTTTTAGGGTGGGGCTCAATATTTGGGGAGAATATCCAGGCTCCTACAATGAGAGGCAAGGCGTGGGGCACCCTAGTATTGATCCAGGTGTATGCTGAGTTTCAGTGGAAAGAGGAGGAGTATCTTATGTCTGTCACAATGAGAAAGACAGGTGATATTCTGGTGAGGTCTACAAAGTTTGAACTGGGCCTTGGAACTTGGGAGTAAGGCCTCTCACAAGACCTCAAAGGTCAGCATTACTATCACCAGCAATGAATCTAAATGCTAGTAACTCCCTCTAACATGAAAACCTCACAGAGAAATGAAATACTCTCAGAGAAAGAATAGAAATTTCTATTGCAAGAGCCAATCTGGGAAGTTGGGGCTGTTCCAAACAATTCCATGTGATGAGGTGTTTGGGAGAGGACCTTGGAAGCTGAACTCACACTTTTGGCTCCCTAACAAGAGCCAATCCAGAGATATTTGAATATGCAAACTATGGAGCAGAATGTATATTATGAACATTTAATATAGAAAACCAAGAACACCTAAGAATAATTGCATTTTCTTTAAGGTATGACCAAATCTAAATCGTTTTGTGATTGGTCTATCAACAAAAACAATGGAATGTAGCATGTagcactattcttttttttttttcttcttcaaaaaaaCCTCAGACGAGTTTGTCCATCAGCTCTACCAGGGACTTTTTCATACACTAGACGTCGCTTTTTGAATTGCGGTAGTTGTGAACACGTGAGATCtgttaaaaggagaaaaaggaaaaccatTTTAGTGctgaaaataataaagtatagCTATTTTTTACAACTATTCAGATGGGTCTTGTCTTTTCATCATCtgtgaagttttaaaattttcaaactgGGATAAAATAAtgactattaaaattaaatttttagcaTAAATGCACCTATACCTAATGACCCAGTACTAATTAGTGTTATAAACACATATTTGTATGGCCATACCTTATACAAATAACTAAATCTCTCCTGATTAAAGACTCTTGTCTTTAAGTTTTTCCTCAGTAAGCCTGTTCTTTCACACATACATATAATGTTGTAAAATTTATCTCGAGCTAATATATGATAGATGGTGGTAATGTGTAAATCTACCTGACGTaactatattttatatgataTACGCTAGCCTGAAATAGCCTAGAGTGATTAAATCAGTATAAAAGGAAgctaaaaatttaaaaccattcTAGTGAATATTTCTGGAAATATAATCTCATAATTGCAAAAGTTGGATGCCGTtataagcaaattttaaaaaacaatgtagcAGATAATTTTCTAATAGATATCACAAATATACTTAAAGGACAGATGGAGATTATCTTGAGGTTATGCCAATGGCTCTGGATAAATTTTCTAGGGTTGCATCAATATGAATTCAACATGTGttatatcttaaatatatttggAGATAATGATGTGTTAGGGAAAATCACAGTAAAAAGTCAAAAGTTGCCATAGTGATATGAAGATACTATCATCAGAGATTTATGTGAACTATTTGAATGAaattattctatggaaataattggaaagtatcctatataataaaagcccaatatgctcaGTGGCAGgtcgaccattcaaccaatcaaagcgtaatatgctattaatatgctaaggctgctcaaccgctggctatgacgtgcactgaccaccagggggcagatgctctgaccggtaggttagcttgctgctggggtcccactgatcgggactgagcgagacaggccgaacatgccctggagccttcctgaggtccctccctggctggccaacctcccacatccctccccagccccaatcatgcactggtggggtctcttggcctagcctgagccctcttgcaatctgggctgagggacccccaacccgagtgcacaaattttgtgcactgggcctctagtttatataaaattttaaaatatatatatttataattaaattaatgacTATTCCATCTATATTTCTAAGagcttaaatattaaaatttattttaaagtattttctgaaATCTCATTGAGAAAATGGGAGGATTATTCTATATGGGGGCCCtatgttcaagaaaatataataattttcatgCTTAATTTGCTCCAGGGTAGAAAAATGATGGAATTTTCATCTAGTTCATTTATGAAGCTAGAATAATCCTCATGTCAAAATGCAACAAAGCACAAATAACACAATAGATTAATTTCATTATGAATATAgatatgaaaaacataaacattaGCAACCAtgtttagcatattttaaaaatcacccctCAAAACCAATTCGATTTATTATATAAATGGCAACAATGATCTAACACTATTAAACTTGTAAATACAATCCTTAATAAGTCAATGGAGAAAACATGCTTGATTTATCCCAATAGGTACCAAAAAGAGTTTGGATAAAATTCAGCATCTATTCCTCCCAATAGTTCTTACAAAACTAGGGATAAAATACTTCTCTTTAAAAGCAAGAACAAAGAAATTATGGCTATTAAAGGGGATCAAATCCAAGTTTTGTGAGTCCTGGAGGTTctcttttaataaaagaaagaaaataagactttCAGGACCACCTCTCAGGTTTTGCAAAAGGGCCTATGCAAAAGAGGAGCTTTGAAGCTTaagcttcttcctttttttttctcccatcatGGCAAGGTCACCTTGTATGACTATTAGAATTTAACATTTTGTTCTAGATGTTCAGGAGGTAGCAATAAGAAATGacacaagccgaaaccggtttggctcagtggatagagcgtaggcctgtggactgaagggtcccaggttcgattccggtcaagggcatgtaccttgattgcgggcacatccccagtggggggagtgcaggagacagctggtcaatgtttctctctcatcgatgtttctaactctctatctctctcccttcctctctgtaaaaaaaaaaaaaaaaatcaataaaatatattttaaaaaatgacacaaaagaaagatatctataataataaaagcataatatgctaattagacctgatgtccttccggatgaagctgtggcaggcaggggctgaggcagaagcggcCACCATGGCAGcgaggggccaagccccttgcacgaatttcgtgcatcggcctctagtaATTACCATAAGTGAGGAAATACAattgtcctttaaaaaatttgataTGATTAAATGTTCAGAACCATTAATTGCACAATAGAGCTAATAGTATCTATTTAACAGGATTGTCAGAATTAAATAATCCACATAAGAGGCCTAAAATGGCACCTGGCATATAATAAGCtcttgtgggtgggtgggaagtaatcaaccaaaaaacttgt from Eptesicus fuscus isolate TK198812 chromosome 15, DD_ASM_mEF_20220401, whole genome shotgun sequence encodes:
- the GNG10 gene encoding guanine nucleotide-binding protein G(I)/G(S)/G(O) subunit gamma-10; amino-acid sequence: MSSGASVYALQRLVEQLKLEAGVERIKVSQAAAELQQYCMQNACKDALLVGVPAGSNPFREPRSCALL